One part of the Haliaeetus albicilla chromosome 27, bHalAlb1.1, whole genome shotgun sequence genome encodes these proteins:
- the NSG2 gene encoding neuronal vesicle trafficking-associated protein 2, whose amino-acid sequence MVKLGSNLNDKNSKQPSNEDGFQTVPLITPLEVNHLQFPAPEKVIVKTRTEYQPDQKNKGKLRVPKIAEFTVSFTDGVTERLKVTILISLALAFLACIVFLVVYKAFTYDHSCPDGFVYKHKRCIPASLDAYYSAQDSNSRGRFYTVISHYSMAKQTSSRAVSPWLSSGSVNHEAKAAKTEGH is encoded by the exons ATGGTGAAGCTGGGGAGTAATTTGAACGACAAGAACAGCAAACAACCATCCAACGAAGATGGTTTTCAGACAGTTCCTTTGATCACACCTTTGGAAGTAAATCACCTGCAGTTCCCGGCTCCGGAAAAG GTAATTGTGAAAACAAGAACAGAATATCAGCCTGACcagaagaacaaaggaaaactcAGAGTGCCCAAAATTGCTGAATTCACAGTCAGTTTCACTGATGGTGTAACAGAAAGACTAAAG GTCACTATTCTCATAAGTCTGGCTCTTGCATTCCTTGCCTGCATAGTGTTTCTTGTGGTATACAAAGCCTTTACTTACGACCACAGTTGCCCAGATGGATTTGTTTATAAG CACAAGCGGTGCATCCCGGCCTCGCTGGACGCATACTACTCTGCACAGGATTCCAACTCCCGGGGCAGGTTCTACACCGTCATCAGCCACTACAGCATGGCCAAGCAGACCAGCTCCCGGGCCGTATCGCCCTGGCTGTCTTCAGGATCGGTAAACCACGAAGCCAAGGCTGCCAAGACAGAAGGTCATTAA